TCTGCTCTCCGTGGACGAGGGCCAGACCGAGGCGTCCCACGCGCTGGGCATGAGCCACTCCAAGACCCTGCGCCGGATCGTGATCCCGCAGGCGATGCGGGTGATCGTGCCGCCCACGGGCAACGAGGTCATCAATATGCTGAAGACGACCTCACTGGTGGCGGCGGTGCAGTTCACCGAACTCTTCCGGCAGGCCCAGAACATCGGCCAGACCTCCGGCGCCCCGGTCGAGATGTTCTTCCTCGCCGCCGCCTGGTACCTGGTCCTCACCTCGGTCCTGAGCGTGGGCCAGTACTACCTGGAACGGCACTACGCCCGCGGCTCCACCCGCACCCTGCCGCCGACCCCGTTCCAGAAGATCAAGTCGAGCGTGTTCTCGGTGCGCCGCCCGAAGGGAGTCTCCGCATGACCACCCACCCCATGGTCAAGGCCGAGGGCGTCCACAAGTCCTACGGCCCGGTCGAGGTCCTCAAGGGCATCGACCTGGAGGTCGCCCCCCGTGAGGTCTTCTGTCTGATCGGCCCCTCCGGCTCCGGCAAGTCGACCTTCCTGCGCTGCATCAACCATCTGGAGAAGATCAACGCGGGTCGGCTCTCCGTCGACGGCGAACTGGTCGGCTACCGCCAGAAGGGCGACAGGCTGTACGAGCTGAAGGACAGCGAGGTCGCCCTCAAGCGCCGCGACATCGGCATGGTCTTCCAGCGCTTCAACCTCTTCCCGCACATGTCGGCGGTGGAGAACGTGATGGAGGCGCCGGTCCAGGTCAAGGGCGAGTCCAAGTCCTCGGCCCGGACCCGGGCGCTGAAGCTGCTGGACCGGGTGGGCCTCGCCGACAAGGCGGGCAACTACCCCTCGCAGCTCTCCGGCGGCCAGCAGCAGCGGGTGGCGATCGCCCGCGCGCTGGCGATGGAGCCCAAGCTGATGCTGTTCGACGAGCCGACGTCGGCGCTCGACCCCGAGCTGGTGGGCGATGTGCTCGACGTGATGCGCGACCTCGCCGAGGAGGGGATGACGATGGTCGTCGTCACCCATGAGATGGGCTTCGCCCGC
The nucleotide sequence above comes from Streptomyces clavuligerus. Encoded proteins:
- a CDS encoding amino acid ABC transporter ATP-binding protein; this encodes MTTHPMVKAEGVHKSYGPVEVLKGIDLEVAPREVFCLIGPSGSGKSTFLRCINHLEKINAGRLSVDGELVGYRQKGDRLYELKDSEVALKRRDIGMVFQRFNLFPHMSAVENVMEAPVQVKGESKSSARTRALKLLDRVGLADKAGNYPSQLSGGQQQRVAIARALAMEPKLMLFDEPTSALDPELVGDVLDVMRDLAEEGMTMVVVTHEMGFAREVGDALVFMDNGVVVESGHPREVLTNPQHERTKSFLSKVL